A window from Actinomycetospora corticicola encodes these proteins:
- a CDS encoding acetolactate synthase large subunit, which produces MRASDLFVRCLEAEGVEYIFGVPGEENADLLMSMRDSEIRFVPTHHESGAAFMADVYGRLSGRPGVCLSTLGPGASNLVTGVANANMDNSPVVAITGQGATTRLHKESHQAMNVVEMFTPITKWTTSLRDETTIPEVIRKAFKLAVAEKPGATHVELPEDIAKHEVESAPIVPPEKVRRPVPDEKSIQAALDLIARAERPVLLVGQGCVRTRVSRQLQRFVEASGIYAGMTFMGKGALSDRHERSLYAVGLGSRDYVTEVFEAADLVIAVGYDMVEWPPSRWNIGRTKRLLHIDFDPAEVDGAYRPNVEIVGDIAATLWAINEGLTERHRFPDIEAHARARANLTEEITEGGASSEAETGDFPMKPQRILADLRAEMDDDDILISDVGAHKMWIARHYPTYTPNSCIISNGFCSMGIAVPGGVSASLVHPDQRVVAISGDGGFLMNGPELATAVRLGVAPVNLVWEDNGYGLISWKQEVEFGRHFGTDFPSPDLVKISEGLGCHARRLESADELRPALKEAFDQRDRPSVIVIPVDYRENVKLTKRLGQLIAR; this is translated from the coding sequence GTGAGGGCGAGCGATCTGTTCGTGCGGTGTCTGGAGGCCGAGGGTGTCGAGTACATCTTCGGGGTGCCCGGCGAGGAGAACGCCGATCTCCTCATGTCGATGCGCGACTCGGAGATCCGCTTCGTCCCGACCCACCACGAGTCCGGCGCGGCCTTCATGGCCGACGTCTACGGTCGGCTCTCCGGGCGGCCGGGGGTGTGCCTGTCGACCCTCGGCCCGGGGGCGTCCAACCTCGTGACGGGCGTCGCGAACGCGAACATGGACAACTCCCCGGTCGTGGCCATCACCGGGCAGGGTGCGACCACGCGGCTCCACAAGGAGTCGCACCAGGCGATGAACGTCGTCGAGATGTTCACGCCGATCACCAAGTGGACCACCTCGCTGCGGGACGAGACGACGATCCCCGAGGTCATCCGCAAGGCCTTCAAGCTCGCGGTCGCCGAGAAGCCGGGCGCCACGCACGTCGAGCTGCCCGAGGACATCGCGAAGCACGAGGTGGAGAGCGCGCCGATCGTGCCGCCGGAGAAGGTGCGGCGGCCGGTGCCCGACGAGAAGTCGATCCAGGCCGCCCTCGACCTCATCGCGCGGGCCGAGCGGCCGGTGCTGCTCGTCGGACAGGGCTGCGTCCGCACCCGGGTGAGCCGGCAGCTGCAGCGCTTCGTCGAGGCGAGCGGCATCTACGCCGGCATGACGTTCATGGGCAAGGGCGCGCTGTCGGACCGCCACGAGCGCAGCCTGTACGCCGTCGGGCTCGGGTCCCGCGACTACGTCACCGAGGTCTTCGAGGCTGCCGACCTGGTGATCGCGGTCGGCTACGACATGGTCGAGTGGCCGCCGTCGCGCTGGAACATCGGGCGCACCAAGCGGCTGCTGCACATCGACTTCGACCCGGCTGAGGTCGACGGGGCCTACCGCCCGAACGTCGAGATCGTCGGCGACATCGCGGCGACGCTCTGGGCGATCAACGAGGGACTCACCGAGCGGCACCGCTTCCCCGACATCGAGGCCCACGCCCGGGCGCGGGCGAACCTCACCGAGGAGATCACCGAGGGCGGCGCGTCGTCGGAGGCCGAGACCGGCGACTTCCCGATGAAGCCGCAGCGCATCCTGGCCGATCTGCGGGCCGAGATGGACGACGACGACATCCTGATCTCGGACGTCGGCGCTCACAAGATGTGGATCGCGCGGCACTACCCGACGTACACGCCGAACAGCTGCATCATCTCCAACGGCTTCTGCTCGATGGGGATCGCCGTGCCGGGCGGGGTGTCGGCGTCGCTGGTGCACCCCGATCAGCGGGTGGTCGCCATCTCCGGCGACGGCGGGTTCCTCATGAACGGCCCGGAGCTCGCGACGGCGGTGCGCCTCGGCGTCGCGCCGGTGAACCTCGTCTGGGAGGACAACGGCTACGGCCTGATCTCCTGGAAGCAGGAGGTCGAGTTCGGCCGCCACTTCGGCACCGACTTCCCCTCGCCCGACCTGGTCAAGATCTCTGAGGGCCTGGGCTGCCACGCCCGTCGCCTCGAGAGCGCCGACGAGCTGCGACCCGCCCTCAAGGAGGCGTTCGACCAGCGCGACCGGCCGTCGGTGATCGTCATCCCGGTCGACTACCGGGAGAACGTCAAGCTGACGAAGCGCCTCGGGCAGCTCATCGCCCGGTGA
- a CDS encoding class F sortase has product MSSETDTETPPTREPSKLDGITGKIGIGLIVVVALIGLVVAGTSGSKSSGSSGDSGVQLMAASTPTSLSVPSIGAESSLIETGQNADGSLQVPALSNPMQASWYDKSPSPGTLGPAVILGHVNGDGKAGIFYRLKDVKAGDQVMVKRQDGQTAVFTVSNIDTVPKAAFPAEQVYADTPDSQLRLITCGGVFDPAAKSYEANVIVYANLTDVRPA; this is encoded by the coding sequence GTGAGTTCGGAGACCGACACCGAGACCCCGCCCACCCGGGAGCCGTCGAAGCTCGACGGCATCACGGGCAAGATCGGCATCGGGCTGATCGTGGTCGTGGCACTCATCGGGTTGGTGGTCGCCGGGACGTCGGGCTCGAAGTCCTCGGGTTCCTCCGGGGACTCCGGCGTCCAGCTCATGGCGGCCTCCACCCCGACGTCGCTCTCGGTGCCCTCGATCGGGGCGGAGTCCTCGCTGATCGAGACCGGGCAGAACGCGGACGGCTCGCTCCAGGTGCCGGCCCTGTCGAACCCGATGCAGGCCAGCTGGTACGACAAGAGCCCGTCGCCGGGCACGCTCGGCCCGGCCGTGATCCTCGGGCACGTCAACGGCGACGGGAAGGCCGGCATCTTCTACCGGCTGAAGGACGTCAAGGCGGGTGACCAGGTGATGGTCAAGCGCCAGGACGGCCAGACCGCGGTCTTCACGGTGTCGAACATCGACACCGTGCCGAAGGCGGCGTTCCCCGCCGAGCAGGTCTACGCGGACACCCCGGACTCGCAGCTCCGCCTCATCACCTGCGGCGGCGTCTTCGACCCGGCGGCCAAGAGCTACGAGGCCAACGTGATCGTCTACGCGAACCTCACGGACGTCCGTCCGGCCTGA
- a CDS encoding phosphotransferase: protein MTTRQYLGSGWDSDAWLVDGVWVERTAKRPDVEPWLRAETTLLPWLAPQVPLEVPRPVVGKENPLTVRHRLIAGETAGERPGLGVAVGEFLAALHAVDLTEAVRRGLPPPDRTSAMRDAHFDRFAAEVVPRLPPGTGAWLQDRLDLLRDAPASVVVHGDLSAEHVLVRGGRVSGVIDWGDARAGDPAKDLVWPLLQAGPETAREVTAAYDVTDELAARARAWRDVGPCYAVTHGDDVGDQGLVAEAMAWFPAI from the coding sequence GTGACTACCCGCCAGTACCTCGGCTCCGGCTGGGACAGCGACGCCTGGTTGGTCGACGGCGTCTGGGTGGAGCGCACCGCGAAGCGTCCCGACGTCGAGCCGTGGTTGCGCGCCGAGACGACGCTGCTGCCCTGGCTCGCGCCGCAGGTGCCCCTGGAGGTGCCCCGACCCGTCGTCGGGAAGGAGAACCCGCTGACCGTGCGTCACCGGCTGATCGCCGGCGAGACGGCCGGTGAACGGCCCGGGCTCGGCGTCGCGGTGGGGGAGTTCCTCGCGGCGCTGCACGCCGTCGACCTCACCGAGGCCGTCCGCCGGGGCCTCCCGCCGCCGGACCGGACGTCGGCGATGCGGGACGCGCACTTCGACCGCTTCGCCGCCGAGGTCGTGCCACGGCTCCCGCCCGGCACCGGCGCGTGGCTGCAGGACCGCCTCGACCTGCTCCGGGACGCCCCCGCGTCCGTCGTCGTGCACGGCGACCTGTCGGCCGAGCACGTCCTCGTTCGTGGCGGGCGGGTGTCGGGCGTCATCGACTGGGGCGACGCCCGGGCCGGCGACCCGGCGAAGGACCTGGTCTGGCCGTTGCTCCAGGCGGGGCCGGAGACCGCCCGGGAGGTGACGGCCGCCTATGACGTCACCGACGAGCTCGCCGCCCGCGCGCGGGCCTGGCGCGACGTCGGCCCCTGCTACGCGGTCACCCACGGTGACGACGTGGGCGATCAGGGACTGGTCGCCGAGGCGATGGCCTGGTTTCCTGCGATCTGA
- a CDS encoding DUF2795 domain-containing protein, whose translation MKNDAGRAAGPMTDRDDARVRKALQGKDFPADRNDVVAYATDRDVDEKTLTALAALPEGSYGSLDEVLDAVPHRPGSDADR comes from the coding sequence GTGAAGAACGACGCGGGACGGGCAGCCGGACCGATGACCGACCGCGACGACGCCCGCGTCCGCAAGGCCCTGCAGGGCAAGGACTTCCCGGCCGACCGGAACGACGTGGTGGCCTATGCCACGGACCGCGACGTCGACGAGAAGACGCTCACGGCGCTCGCCGCGCTGCCGGAGGGTTCGTACGGCTCGCTCGACGAGGTCCTGGACGCGGTGCCGCACCGACCGGGGTCGGACGCCGACCGCTGA
- a CDS encoding GH12 family glycosyl hydrolase domain-containing protein: MGAADVRLEVVRAPGGVVVLADGRPLAVPSGADPRAVAVGAAQRHAARNGRVLQVDLVDGGVTRLAVGPGGAVDSFPTPGAVDPGRPGAAVRVPPPRAAAPLWSAPMEDPRPAEDPRPAVASRSVEDPRSVEDPLSAPAEPSRPAAARPSRGRRPVPDATPPDRRPVSSLVAAALVAVAVLVGAVGTGVATLASSQALPDSCRPVTLYAVGGAGGGSEVLTAVTDPLARQFGEKVSVVTVPPPAAGGSYATAESAAVGALSDAVGDHVEGCPTGSIMLFGYSAGAQVAGDLASRIGTGLEPRIPDDLVRAVGLFGDPARSPATRAVPEGTTGQGVLPPRAVGFGTLDARTIQICAPGDPVCDSPATAADASLEQALASPVHATYSELAIAQGTTAPQWAVGSLGKVVAAVPTDAGPAPATITTPTTTGAGSATGSASPGAGYEEEPGAGDVTTTPIPGAAESDGDGGTATQAPGGGSAGDATATRAPGGDSGGDVIAGPGTDSGGGTGLTPGTGSGGDVTATRAPGSAGGSSGEATTRAPGSAGGSSGEATTRTPAGTATGRPGSDAGGDSGGVTATRAPGGTSTRAPDPGSGDVAATRAPGSTTRAPSSSSTGDASSGTTTRRSGSPNPTGEDGDDPSSGTEGGDLQGRATKAAFSLTNGLAGFKSTPWNNQNATDPSDAESPNVPGREAVKFEMPGGGKRTEAEPDIPEFQDGETKFVGYSGFFDQGFPTDTGTWQLIMQFKQPGTGSPPLAVEVGNGQLRLANNGGNQKDFCPVGPGAFSFQLGITFGGGIDAYCNGQQTLSGYRTPESNVKGSAYLKTGIYRDESIGQDSTLFLNDLKIGDDLAAVSGLAGAADGGRPSSASRESSDAADATTTSRAPTRSGATAAPATAARTGSSAPASSRSTAAAETANVSGTQVCDKFGSTEIAGGAFMVQNNEWGAADGQCITATTQGFTVDSGDHSKDDAPASYPSIMSGCWMGTCTEGTTLPRRISELGPISSSIAGEIPAGTKSNLAYDLWADRTPKENGHNDAVELMIWLKETGGIKPIGQQAGTATLGGATWDVWKGENGGVNVISYVRQGYVDRADDLPLADFVNDAVAQGSVQATDFLTNIQAGFEPWTGGPGMALTRFDVRYDGSG, encoded by the coding sequence GTGGGCGCGGCGGACGTGCGGCTGGAGGTGGTGCGCGCCCCCGGCGGGGTGGTGGTGCTCGCCGACGGGCGGCCCCTCGCGGTGCCATCGGGCGCCGACCCCCGGGCGGTGGCGGTGGGCGCCGCCCAGCGGCACGCCGCGCGGAACGGCCGCGTCCTGCAGGTCGACCTCGTCGACGGCGGGGTCACGCGCCTCGCGGTCGGTCCCGGCGGCGCGGTCGATTCCTTCCCGACGCCGGGTGCGGTCGATCCGGGGAGGCCGGGCGCGGCCGTCCGGGTGCCCCCGCCCCGCGCTGCGGCCCCGCTGTGGTCGGCGCCGATGGAGGACCCGCGGCCGGCGGAGGACCCGCGGCCGGCGGTGGCCTCGCGGTCGGTGGAGGACCCGCGGTCGGTGGAGGACCCGCTGTCGGCGCCGGCCGAGCCCTCGCGACCGGCCGCGGCACGTCCGTCCCGCGGGCGACGGCCCGTGCCCGACGCGACGCCGCCGGACCGTCGTCCCGTCAGCTCCCTGGTCGCCGCCGCGCTGGTGGCGGTCGCCGTGCTCGTCGGCGCCGTCGGCACGGGCGTGGCCACCCTCGCGTCCTCGCAGGCGCTGCCGGACTCCTGCCGCCCGGTGACGCTCTACGCGGTCGGTGGCGCGGGCGGTGGGTCGGAGGTGCTCACCGCCGTGACCGATCCGCTCGCCCGGCAGTTCGGCGAGAAGGTCTCGGTGGTCACCGTGCCGCCACCCGCGGCCGGTGGCTCCTACGCCACGGCGGAGTCGGCGGCGGTCGGTGCGCTCTCCGATGCGGTGGGCGACCACGTCGAGGGCTGTCCCACCGGGTCGATCATGCTCTTCGGCTACTCGGCCGGCGCCCAGGTGGCGGGCGACCTGGCGTCCCGGATCGGCACCGGGCTCGAGCCCCGCATCCCCGACGACCTCGTCCGCGCGGTCGGGTTGTTCGGCGACCCCGCCCGGAGCCCCGCCACCCGCGCCGTCCCCGAGGGCACCACCGGGCAGGGCGTGCTCCCGCCGCGTGCGGTCGGCTTCGGGACCCTCGATGCCCGCACCATCCAGATCTGCGCACCCGGCGACCCCGTGTGCGACAGCCCGGCGACCGCCGCCGACGCCTCCCTGGAGCAGGCGCTCGCCTCGCCCGTGCACGCCACGTACTCCGAGCTCGCGATCGCACAGGGCACCACGGCCCCACAGTGGGCGGTCGGGTCGCTCGGCAAGGTGGTCGCGGCGGTGCCGACCGACGCGGGCCCGGCGCCGGCCACGATCACCACCCCGACGACGACGGGTGCCGGGAGCGCGACCGGCTCGGCATCGCCCGGGGCGGGGTACGAGGAGGAGCCGGGGGCCGGCGACGTCACGACCACTCCCATCCCCGGTGCGGCGGAGTCGGACGGCGACGGTGGCACGGCGACGCAGGCCCCGGGCGGTGGTTCCGCCGGCGACGCCACCGCCACCCGGGCCCCGGGCGGCGATTCCGGCGGGGACGTCATCGCGGGCCCGGGCACTGATTCCGGGGGCGGTACCGGCCTGACCCCGGGCACCGGGTCCGGCGGCGACGTCACGGCGACCCGGGCGCCCGGATCGGCGGGCGGTAGCTCCGGGGAGGCGACGACCCGGGCGCCCGGATCGGCGGGCGGTAGCTCCGGGGAGGCGACGACCCGTACTCCCGCCGGCACGGCCACCGGCCGTCCGGGCAGCGACGCCGGAGGCGACTCCGGGGGCGTCACCGCCACGCGAGCTCCCGGTGGCACGTCGACCCGCGCCCCGGACCCCGGTTCTGGCGACGTCGCAGCGACCCGCGCGCCCGGCTCGACCACCCGCGCGCCGAGCTCCAGCTCGACCGGCGACGCGTCGAGCGGGACGACGACCCGCCGGTCGGGCTCGCCGAACCCGACCGGGGAGGACGGGGACGACCCGTCGTCGGGAACGGAGGGCGGTGACCTGCAGGGCCGCGCGACGAAGGCGGCCTTCTCGCTGACGAACGGGCTCGCCGGCTTCAAGTCGACGCCGTGGAACAACCAGAACGCGACCGACCCGTCGGACGCCGAGTCCCCGAACGTGCCGGGCCGCGAGGCGGTGAAGTTCGAGATGCCGGGCGGGGGGAAGCGCACGGAGGCGGAGCCCGACATCCCCGAGTTCCAGGACGGCGAGACGAAGTTCGTCGGCTACTCGGGCTTCTTCGACCAGGGGTTCCCCACCGACACCGGGACCTGGCAGCTGATCATGCAGTTCAAGCAGCCGGGCACGGGGAGCCCGCCGCTGGCGGTCGAGGTGGGGAACGGGCAGCTCCGGTTGGCGAACAACGGGGGCAACCAGAAGGACTTCTGCCCGGTCGGGCCCGGGGCCTTCTCCTTCCAGCTCGGCATCACCTTCGGCGGCGGGATCGACGCCTACTGCAACGGGCAGCAGACCCTGTCCGGCTACCGGACGCCCGAGTCGAACGTGAAGGGCAGCGCCTACCTCAAGACGGGCATCTACCGCGACGAGTCGATCGGTCAGGACAGCACGCTGTTCCTCAACGACCTCAAGATCGGCGATGACCTGGCCGCGGTGTCGGGGCTGGCCGGGGCCGCCGACGGCGGGAGGCCCAGCAGCGCGTCACGGGAGAGCAGCGACGCTGCCGACGCCACGACGACGAGCCGGGCCCCGACCCGCTCGGGCGCGACCGCAGCCCCGGCCACGGCCGCGCGGACGGGGAGCTCCGCACCGGCGTCGTCGCGGTCGACCGCGGCGGCCGAGACCGCGAACGTCAGCGGGACGCAGGTGTGCGACAAGTTCGGGTCCACCGAGATCGCGGGCGGCGCGTTCATGGTGCAGAACAACGAGTGGGGCGCAGCCGACGGCCAGTGCATCACCGCGACGACGCAGGGCTTCACCGTCGACTCGGGCGACCACAGCAAGGACGACGCCCCGGCCTCCTACCCGTCGATCATGTCCGGGTGCTGGATGGGCACCTGCACCGAGGGCACCACTCTGCCGCGGCGGATCAGCGAGCTCGGCCCGATCAGCTCCAGCATCGCGGGCGAGATCCCGGCCGGCACGAAGTCCAACCTGGCCTACGACCTCTGGGCCGACCGCACGCCGAAGGAGAACGGGCACAACGACGCCGTCGAGCTGATGATCTGGCTGAAGGAGACCGGCGGGATCAAGCCGATCGGGCAGCAGGCCGGGACCGCCACCCTCGGCGGCGCGACGTGGGACGTGTGGAAGGGCGAGAACGGCGGGGTGAACGTCATCTCCTACGTCCGCCAGGGCTACGTCGACCGGGCCGACGACCTGCCCCTCGCCGACTTCGTGAACGACGCCGTCGCGCAGGGGTCGGTGCAGGCCACCGATTTCCTCACCAACATCCAGGCTGGCTTCGAGCCGTGGACCGGCGGGCCGGGCATGGCATTGACCCGGTTCGACGTCCGCTACGACGGGAGTGGGTGA
- a CDS encoding HTTM domain-containing protein — MSRLRGLALDAWRGWERFFFTPTSTAPLAVLRIAFGLVVTLWTATQLPNLFAFYGPDGVLPQPPAIGPWQWGLLTTSNSVAVLSVVFLATLLAGIALTIGASPRIAAVVVLLGLIAFERRNPYVLNSGDILLRVMAVYLVFAPSGESLSWDRWRRDRAHFWEFPRRAPWAMRMLQVQVSIIYLAAVWAKLQGDPWRNGTAVSFALRMLDQLRAPPPELIAGSGLLTEWLTFGTLLIELSVGIFVWNRRLRPWVLGAGALLHLGIEVFIMVGFFSIGMWVLYLVFLSPDWTERTVLRLRDRLRARRAPAPEPARENAREPVVSET, encoded by the coding sequence GTGAGCCGGCTCCGCGGGCTCGCGCTCGACGCCTGGCGCGGGTGGGAGCGGTTCTTCTTCACCCCGACGTCGACCGCCCCTCTCGCCGTGTTGCGGATCGCCTTCGGTCTCGTGGTCACCCTGTGGACGGCGACCCAGCTGCCGAACCTGTTCGCCTTCTACGGGCCGGACGGGGTGCTGCCGCAGCCACCCGCGATCGGGCCGTGGCAGTGGGGGCTGCTCACGACCTCCAACTCCGTCGCCGTGCTCTCGGTCGTCTTCCTCGCGACCCTGCTGGCCGGCATCGCGCTGACGATCGGCGCCTCGCCCCGGATCGCCGCAGTGGTGGTGCTGCTCGGCCTCATCGCGTTCGAGCGGCGCAACCCCTACGTGCTGAACTCCGGCGACATCCTGCTGCGGGTCATGGCGGTGTACCTGGTGTTCGCGCCGTCGGGGGAGTCGCTGTCCTGGGACCGCTGGCGCCGCGACCGGGCGCACTTCTGGGAGTTCCCGCGGCGCGCCCCGTGGGCGATGCGGATGCTCCAGGTGCAGGTGTCGATCATCTACCTCGCCGCGGTGTGGGCGAAGCTCCAGGGCGACCCCTGGCGGAACGGCACCGCCGTCTCGTTCGCCCTGCGCATGCTCGACCAGTTGCGGGCCCCGCCGCCCGAGCTGATCGCGGGCTCCGGGCTGCTCACGGAGTGGCTGACGTTCGGCACGCTGCTCATCGAGTTGTCGGTGGGCATTTTCGTGTGGAACCGGCGGCTCCGGCCGTGGGTGCTGGGAGCCGGCGCCCTGCTGCACCTCGGCATCGAGGTGTTCATCATGGTCGGCTTCTTCAGCATCGGGATGTGGGTCCTCTACCTGGTGTTCCTCTCCCCCGACTGGACGGAGCGGACCGTGCTCCGGCTGCGGGACCGGTTGCGGGCGCGGCGCGCGCCTGCGCCCGAACCGGCCCGGGAGAACGCCCGTGAGCCGGTCGTGTCCGAAACGTGA
- a CDS encoding acyl-CoA dehydrogenase family protein, whose translation MPSTPTPVGVTTEAQEELRGQVRELCARFPDEYWRERDRNREYPDAFVDALTESGYLAVLIPTEYGGSGLGITEGSIVLEEINRSGGHSAGCHAQMYTMGALLKHGSEQQKKTYLPGIADGSIRLQAFSITEPEAGSNTTDIRTTAIRDGDDYVISGHKNWTSRIEQSDLALVLARTSPRGEDPKERTQGISLFLVDLRDVRRDEPDTLKVEPVRTMFNYATNEVRYNEMRVPASALIGEEGQGFRYVLDGWNAERILLAAEAVGDGYWFIDRATKYANERQVFGRPIGANQGVQFPLARAYAQIGAADLMRYRAAALFDAGEKCGEQANLAKFLASEASWQAGNACLDTHGGYGFVDTWDVERKFRETRLYQVAPVNNNLVLAYVGQHVLGMPRSY comes from the coding sequence ATGCCCAGCACCCCGACCCCCGTCGGTGTCACCACCGAGGCGCAGGAGGAGCTGCGCGGGCAGGTGCGGGAGCTGTGCGCGCGGTTCCCCGACGAGTACTGGCGCGAGCGGGACCGCAACCGCGAGTACCCCGACGCGTTCGTCGACGCGCTGACCGAGTCGGGTTACCTGGCCGTGCTGATCCCCACCGAGTACGGCGGGAGCGGGCTCGGGATCACCGAGGGCTCGATCGTGCTCGAGGAGATCAACCGCTCCGGCGGGCACTCCGCAGGCTGCCACGCGCAGATGTACACGATGGGCGCGCTGCTCAAGCACGGGTCGGAGCAGCAGAAGAAGACCTACCTGCCGGGGATCGCGGACGGCTCGATCCGGCTGCAGGCCTTCTCGATCACCGAGCCCGAGGCCGGGTCGAACACCACCGACATCCGCACGACGGCGATCCGCGACGGCGACGACTACGTCATCAGCGGGCACAAGAACTGGACCAGCCGGATCGAGCAGTCCGACCTCGCGCTCGTGCTCGCCCGCACCAGCCCGCGCGGCGAGGACCCGAAGGAGCGCACGCAGGGCATCAGCCTGTTCCTGGTCGACCTGCGCGACGTGCGCCGCGACGAGCCCGACACGCTCAAGGTCGAGCCGGTCCGCACGATGTTCAACTACGCCACCAACGAGGTGCGCTACAACGAGATGCGCGTCCCGGCGAGCGCGCTCATCGGCGAGGAGGGCCAGGGCTTCCGGTACGTCCTCGACGGCTGGAACGCCGAGCGCATCCTGCTCGCGGCCGAGGCGGTCGGGGACGGCTACTGGTTCATCGACCGGGCGACGAAGTACGCGAACGAGCGGCAGGTGTTCGGCCGTCCGATCGGCGCCAACCAGGGCGTGCAGTTCCCGCTGGCCCGGGCCTACGCGCAGATCGGGGCGGCCGACCTCATGCGCTACCGCGCCGCCGCCCTGTTCGACGCCGGCGAGAAGTGCGGCGAGCAGGCCAACCTCGCGAAGTTCCTGGCCAGCGAGGCCAGCTGGCAGGCCGGCAACGCCTGCCTCGACACCCACGGCGGATACGGCTTCGTCGACACCTGGGACGTCGAGCGCAAGTTCCGCGAGACGCGGCTCTACCAGGTCGCGCCGGTCAACAACAACCTCGTGCTCGCCTACGTCGGCCAGCACGTGCTGGGCATGCCCCGCAGCTACTGA
- a CDS encoding MFS transporter — translation MTTAARPRSAATLGTPLLVAAIVLVALNLRGPIVAVSPVIDAIRADLGVSAAVAGLLTSLPVLAFALASPPASWLIGRIGAERAMLVGLVVLAAGAVLRSADGVAGALIGTALIGAGITVGNIVVPVIIGRDFPHRSGSLLGIYTATMNIGSMITLSLTVPIAAGTGWRVALASYLVLTVAAAVVWRLATRRRDGGEALPDGGAAPARAPWTRPVGWLLLFAFGGQSFGYYGLTAWLPEVLRDLRGLDAASAGIASSLFQILAVVGALVTPLVARRTSLRLAFIPVAAGFLALPGGLLLAPALWPLWCSLAGAAQGGGFTVIFSACLAASRDATENRRMAAFVQGGGYLMGALGPWLLGAVHESVSPPAWDVPLAVVLGALVVLAVAGAAAVTRIRTQ, via the coding sequence GTGACCACCGCCGCTCGACCACGCTCCGCCGCGACCCTCGGCACTCCGCTCCTCGTCGCCGCAATCGTGCTCGTGGCGCTGAACCTCCGTGGTCCGATCGTCGCGGTGAGCCCGGTGATCGATGCGATCCGCGCCGATCTGGGCGTCTCCGCCGCCGTCGCCGGGCTCCTGACGAGCCTGCCGGTCCTCGCCTTCGCGCTCGCTTCCCCACCGGCGTCGTGGTTGATCGGCCGCATCGGCGCCGAGCGCGCGATGCTCGTGGGGCTCGTCGTCCTTGCGGCCGGGGCGGTGCTGCGGTCCGCGGACGGCGTCGCGGGCGCCCTCATCGGCACCGCGCTCATCGGTGCCGGCATCACGGTGGGCAACATCGTGGTCCCGGTGATCATCGGCCGCGACTTCCCCCATCGGTCCGGCTCCCTGCTCGGCATCTACACCGCGACGATGAACATCGGCTCGATGATCACGCTCTCCCTCACCGTCCCGATCGCGGCCGGCACGGGCTGGCGCGTCGCCCTCGCCTCCTACCTCGTCCTCACCGTCGCCGCCGCGGTGGTGTGGCGCCTCGCCACCCGCCGTCGGGACGGGGGAGAGGCCCTTCCCGACGGCGGGGCGGCGCCGGCCCGCGCGCCCTGGACGCGGCCCGTGGGCTGGCTGCTGCTGTTCGCGTTCGGCGGGCAGTCGTTCGGCTACTACGGCCTCACGGCGTGGCTGCCCGAGGTCCTGCGCGACCTCCGGGGACTCGACGCCGCGAGTGCGGGCATCGCGTCGTCGCTGTTCCAGATCCTCGCGGTCGTCGGCGCGCTGGTGACGCCCCTGGTGGCGCGTCGGACCAGCCTGCGGCTGGCGTTCATCCCGGTCGCCGCGGGCTTCCTCGCGCTGCCGGGCGGGTTGCTGCTGGCACCGGCGCTCTGGCCGCTGTGGTGCTCGCTGGCGGGCGCGGCGCAGGGCGGCGGGTTCACCGTCATCTTCTCCGCGTGCCTCGCCGCGAGCCGGGACGCCACGGAGAACCGGCGCATGGCCGCCTTCGTGCAGGGCGGCGGCTACCTCATGGGGGCGCTCGGGCCGTGGCTGCTCGGGGCCGTCCACGAGTCGGTGTCCCCGCCTGCCTGGGACGTGCCGCTCGCCGTCGTGCTCGGCGCGCTGGTGGTCCTGGCGGTGGCGGGGGCGGCGGCGGTCACCCGCATCCGGACTCAGTAG
- a CDS encoding pyridoxamine 5'-phosphate oxidase family protein, whose protein sequence is MTGWSEVEAAAPELAAAVRACFERGKHKTMATLRADGSPRISGIETEFADGELTFGMMPGSVKLADVRRDPRVALHSPSVDPPEDPSQWPGEAKVSGRARSGPPAEEGASFALDVTEVVLTRIADSGDRLVIESWRPGGQVRRVERT, encoded by the coding sequence GTGACGGGGTGGAGCGAGGTCGAGGCGGCGGCGCCCGAGCTGGCCGCGGCGGTGCGGGCCTGCTTCGAGCGTGGCAAGCACAAGACGATGGCGACCCTGCGGGCCGACGGGTCGCCGCGGATCAGCGGCATCGAGACGGAGTTCGCGGACGGCGAGCTGACGTTCGGCATGATGCCGGGCTCAGTGAAGCTGGCGGACGTGCGGCGGGACCCGCGCGTGGCGCTGCACTCGCCGTCGGTCGACCCCCCGGAGGACCCGTCGCAGTGGCCCGGCGAGGCCAAGGTGTCCGGGCGTGCCCGGAGCGGGCCGCCGGCCGAGGAGGGGGCGTCGTTCGCCCTCGACGTCACCGAGGTGGTGCTGACCCGGATCGCCGACTCGGGCGACCGGCTGGTGATCGAGTCGTGGCGTCCGGGTGGTCAGGTCCGCCGGGTGGAGCGGACCTGA